The following is a genomic window from Lagenorhynchus albirostris chromosome 2, mLagAlb1.1, whole genome shotgun sequence.
CTGAGCCTTGCATATGCCAGGCCTGTGCTTGGTGGTAGAATAcagaaagaataagatacctgCTTGCCCTCAAGGGGTTCTCAACCTGCTAAACCTTCCTGAAATCATAGAACCAGCAGTAGAACCAGGTTTTCTTTCCTCTAAAGAGCAGCCTTTCCTCTATAAGAGAAAGATTTATTGCACACAGAAGAACTACCCTTCTAAAACCAATGATAGTAAGTGGTAAGAGAATTTGGACAAGTTCTGATCAGAAGAACACTGGGCACCACACAAGGAGATTGGATTGTATCTTGTAGGCAGTGGGGAGCTATTGAAGCTTGCTAAGCAGGGGACTGTTGTGATCAGAGCTGGTGGGAGGTGTGCTGATTGATGGTGTAGGGGGAGACTGGAAGCACATCATTTGGGCCCATGGGAAGCTCCAGTGTAAATGGGTGTGGAAAGCAGGAAAAGTGGGAAAGATCTTAAAGGTTAGGGCTCCTGGGAAGTGATTGGTAACCAAGAAACAGGACTTCACTGTCTTCTAGTAGGTGTGGTGGTTTGCTCCTCTGCTTTTGCACAGACTTGGCGCACACCTTGATTCTAGCACTTTATGCACGAATGAAGCTACTGCCCTTGGGAAGCTCCAGGGTGCCTATAAAATTCCGTGGCAGTCTGGCAAGTTGGGTCCCTGTTCTGTGCCAGcccagtgccaggcactgggaattGGAGATGAAGACACTCTCCTCTGCCCTCTAGAGCATGAAATCCAGGGAGAAAGAGCAGCCTGGAGTCTTAAGAGACCAGGTATGTGCACTAACTTTACCACTCCTGcttcctggcctcagttttctccattGTGAAATGAGGAAGAGCATGGCCTACTTATGTACAGCTGTCGAGAGGACTGAGTGAGGCAGTGCATCTATCTTATCCCGGTTCTTATCTGTTTAGTGGATGACTCCTCCAGGACAGAGATGAGTGTCAGTCACCTCTGTGTCCCAGCACCTCATTCAGCAGCCCCTGCCCAGTAAGTGTCTAAGAGGCAGGAATGAATAGGAGGAAATCAAAGACtggagcttttattttttaaattttatttatttatatttttaaattaattaatttatttttgtctgcattgggtcttcattgctgcacacaggcttactgcggcgagcgggggctactcgtcactgccgtgtgcaggcttctcattgaggtagcttctcttgttgcagagcaccagctctaggcgcatgggcttcagtagttgtggcacgcaggctcagtagttgtggctcacgggctctaagagtgcaggctcagtagttgtggtgcacaggcttagttgctccgcagcatgtgggatcttccccaacctgggctcgaactcgtgtcccctgcattggcaggcggcttcttaaccactgcgccaccagggaagtccaagactgGAGCTTTTGGAGGAGTGATATTTACATCAAATAATGCTCTGGGACATCAGACTTCCCCTAAGTTCTGTTCTCAGACAAGAGGGAGAGAAGACCCTCTTTTACTTTGATTTGcctgtggattttttaaaaatatttatttatttatttgactgcaccgggtcttagttgcggcacgcgggatcttcatagctgcgtgtgggatcttcattgcagcatgcaggatctttagttgtggcatgcgggatcttttagttgcagcatgcaggatctagttccctgaccagggattgaacccgggccccctgcattgggagcacagagtcttaacggctgaaccaccagggaagtccctgcctgtGGAATTTTCAATGAATAGTTTCCTTACAGGTGAGATGACCAAGTCTATTTCTATATAAACTGTATAGTTCCACATATGAAGACAGAGAACCTTGATAAATCCCAAACTGCCCTCACAGAAACATCTCAAAATAAATCATAACCATTTAAATTTTCCTCCCTTATCTTTCTTTCAGACAATGTTTACCTAATGGCCCTGAAACCaagctcctttccttcttcctttcatataacatccatatttttaaatgtacactgTGCTAGttcataaaatgaataaaaaacaggtctctgccctcaaggagttcacaGTCTCGAAGAGAAAACCACGTAAACATGTAATTTCTGAACAGTGTGAAATGCTATAGGGTAGAGATTCATTCACTGGaagagcatttattgagcacctacagtgACCAGGGCTGGACCAAGTGCAGTGAGTGCTGCAGGAAGCAGGAAGCCAAGCAGGCCTTCAGAGGCTCCAGCCTGTTCTCTTCCTCTACCCACTCATCCCTCCCTTGTTGTTAGTTACCCAGAGCTCCATCTCCAGACTCAGGTACCTAGACCTATTTAATCCAACTGGCAGCTGGATTTTGCCCTTGGATGTTCCACAGGCACTCAGTGTACCTCAAACTGAACTTTCCCCCACTTCCTCTTTCCCCTAAAACTCAGCTTCTCTTGGACCCACTATCCACCCACGGATCCAAGCCAGACACCTGGATGTCCCTTCTATCCCCTCACCTGCTCACCTCACATCCATCAGTCTCTGTGTCCTGTTAATTACTGCTTCAGGATTTCTCTAATTGACCGCTGTCCTCTCATCCTCCCTGAAGGTCCCCTGGTCCAGGTCCTCATTACCTCTCACCTGGACCATCAtgacttcctcctcctcctgttttCCTGTGATTGAAGAACAATATGTTCTGAGACCAGACAGAGCAGAGTTAAAGTCCCAGTGCCATCATTTGGGGACCTTTGTCACCCTGGGTAAGTTATTAAACCTCTCCAGACCCCAGTTTTCCCATCCATAAAATGATACTGccttgttgtaaagattaaatgagatgcagCAATTTGACAGGTGACTCACCAACAGTGgtgagtgaaagaaatcagacacagAAGAATGCATTCATATGATTCTGTTTAAAGGTAGAAACTAAGCAAACCTGATAAATACTGGATAGGGTTGCAAATAAAGGTGGCACAACTAAGGAAAAACAAGGGAATGATTATATCAAAAGTcaggggggggcttccctggtggcgcagtggttgagagtctgcctgccgatgcaggggacatgggttcgtgccccggtccgggaggatcccacatgctgcagagcggctgggcccatgagccatggctgctgagcctgtgtgtccggagcctgtgctccgcaacgggagaggccacagcagtgagaggcccgtgtaccgccaaaaaaaaaaaagtcagggtgGTGGTAATGGGGAGCGGGGGTGTGATCAGGGAGGAACACAAATGTGTGGCTTCTGGGATGCCAGCAACGTTCTTTTTACTTGAGTGAGTGGTGCTTACGAAagggttcttttatttatttttatttataatttatctgtaatttatttttataacttttataaatattaagttgTACATAAATGTTGtacttcatcatttaaaatattttaaaaattcaatgagaTTTTCTATGTAATCTTAATCCAGCAGTCCTCAGAGCACACGAAGAGGTCAAGAAACCATGATTGCCCGTTCCGATCGCTGtgccctgtctccctccctcccccaccaggcaGCAGATCCCAGGATTGATTCATCCCTGTCCCCAGTGCTCACACAGAGCTTGGCACCTGCAGGGCTCAGGGAGAATGAGTGGAATAGAGGTGACCAGAGTGTAACCACATGTTTTCCCTCTCCCAGGCTGGCAAGGGAGGAGGACCTGGGCCTACTCTGGGAAGAGCACCCAGTTGCCCACACCTCCTGCCTGACCAAGGCCCACTGACAATGAACAAGGGGGAGGAAGACGACGATGAGGAAGCCTGGCTGCAGCTTCGGCCGGTGGAGCCCTTGCCCTCCCAGTGCTGCGGCAGTGGCTGCTCACCCTGCGTGTTTGACCTCTACCAGCGAGACCTAGCAAGTTGGGAGGCAGCCCGAGCCAGCAAGGACAGGAGCCTGCTGAGTGGAGAAGAGACACAGGTGAGGGGGAGCAGCGTCCACTGGCCTCAGCCCTGTGCAGTGTACTGCTCGTGGAAGCTTCCTTTGACTCTgtacagcagagagaaaagagtgAGCTTAATGGAAGCAGACTGACCCAGGTTCAAAGCCTGGCCTTGAGCTGGTGAATGGGGAATGGGGCAGGTGGCTAGGGGAGGTCCCAGGAGTGAATTGGGTGTGGGCATTTTACAGGAGAGGGAGATCTGTGAGTCGTGGCATTCAGAGAAGACTTCCCGGAGGAGGTAGAGGTGGGGTGGAATATTAAGGACAGTGGCCTGAGACTTTGAAGACATGAATTTGAGTCCCTGCTCATGGTGTGACCTTGTACAAATAAGTCACTACtactcaggcctcagtttccccacatataaaataaggatattgGATTAGATCATCCATTAGGTCCCATCAATTTCTAAATTGTGCAAATCTGGATTTTAGCAGGTTTGAAGGATGGGTAGGTCTTTCATACACTGGAGATGAGTGTTCTGGATAGAGGACACTGCTTGAGCAGATAAAGACTCACAGGTAGGGAGCCGCAAGGTATTCTTGGGGGTACAGAGAAAAGTCTGGTGTCTGATGCCTGGGAGATAAAATGAGACTTGGGGCCCATCCACAGGGCCCTTGAGTGTCCAGTTAAGGACCTTGCACTTTATCCTGGGGCTGAGGGGAGCCATACAAGGCTTCAGAGCAGGGTGAGCTCAATGTAAAGTGTTCTGGCATTCTTAGAACCTGAAAGGGAAGTAAGGCGGGACTACGCTATTACAGAGAAAACTTATTGGCCTTGATAGCCTCTCCTTGTGGGGAGGATGCCCACGGATGCTTGCATGTCTCTTGAGTCCCAGCTTCTAGCTGTTGAATCTTTTCCTGTTGCAGAGCTGTCCCTCCAAGCTGAGCCCAGAGACCTTCCTAGCCTTCTGCATCAGTGCCACGGACAGACTCACTAAGGACACCTACCTTGTCCGGTTTGCATTACCTGGGAACAGCCGGCTCGGCTTGCGGCCTGGCCAGCACCTCATCCTACGGTACACTCAGGTAGTGGGAGGACCCAGGCTTTGCAGCCCTGCGCTgccatttgctagctgtgtggTCTAGGGCAACTTGCTTAACCTTCCTTAAACCTCCATTTGTCATCTTCAGAATAAACATAGTAATACGTGACTCAGAGGGCTCTTGGAATTGAACTAGATAatgcattttcctaataaataataacaacagtaacagCAAACACTTTTTTAGCACTTCGTATCCAAGGCACAGTTCTGTGTGCTCATATGTATAAGCTCATTCATCCCTCACAGAATCCTGTGTGGTAGACACCATTGTCATGCCTGAGACGAAACTGAagtcagagaggtttagtaacttccccaagatcacacagttaggaagtgttggagccaggatttgaaagcAAGCAGTATGGCTCCAGAGCTTGTGGTACTAACCTCATATGATTAGCACCAGTTGACGGAGAAGACACTGTTGTTGAAAATAAGGGTGTTGCCCAGTATCACACGGCTAATAAGGATTCAAACCCAAACAGCCCGCCTCCTGAGTTACACCCTTCATTCCTCTgaacttccttcttccttccagcTTACTTTTGTACTCTTCTCCCACCTTGATCCCCACCTCCACCTACACAGGGACAGGACCCTTTGGGACCTCCAGATGGAGGTGACTGCCAGGCAGTTGACTCTCTGGGTCTGAAGCTCAGCAGAGAAATCTGAGCTGCAGACGTGGATCTGGGAATCATCCAGGTATATTGTTATGCCTGGATGGCATTTGGGAGCACGTGGGGcatggaaagagggaaggaggtagGACCGAACCCTGGCAACTCCAGCATTTATGGTGTTGGCAAGAGGAGGCAGAGCCATCAAAGGAGACGGAAAGTCTAGCCAGTACTTGCCTCGCACTGACCCCTGGTGTTTGTGCCCAGCTTGTTCTGGCCTGTGGCCTGGCTGACGGTCCTTAAAGGTCACTGTTCCAGTGGACAAGAGGGGCCACAGGACAGGTCACAGCCCCAAGCAACCCTCCATCCATAAGTCAGGGATGCCCAGAACTACCTGCCTCTAGTCTGGCCCCTCTCTGTCAGTCCAGTGACATTCCTAACACATGCAGCTGACCACATCCCTCCTCATTCAGCCCCCTTCTGGTACTCCACAGTGCCTCCCCAGTGACACTGTAACCCAAGGCCCCAGCCTTCTTGCCCAGCAAGTTCTTCTCCACAGCCCCCCAACCACCCCCATACGTGCCCCTTGTTCCAGCCCCGAGGTCCACTCGCCAGTTCCTGGCTTGCCCTACATTATCCTACCTCTAAGCCTTTGCCCAgggtgttccctctgcctggaattacTTTACTTCCTGCGCATTGTTACCTGTTAGTGGCCTGCTTGTCCTTTAAGACCTTCTGAGCTCAAGGCCTTCTGAGGTTCCCTAGGTGAGAGTGCCTGTCACTTTTACCCCTGTCATAGCAAATGTCACAGTGCCCTTTGCATCCGAGCCATGCCATATATTCTGTTtgttatttccttgttttttctgtaagcatttattgaatatttctgCCCAACTTTTGATACATTGGGACAGGCCTTTTTAATCTTTGCATAcctcaaagaagaaaattttgtacatagtagGGCTCAAGAGAGGAGTGCTTAGGTGCTCCAGGGAAGCTCTGAGTAGTGGTAAGGAGCCCAGACCTGGAGGCAGACACAGCTACAGATGagttctagctgtgtgacctcaggcaggtgaCATCCCttctctaagccttggtttcctcattttggttattgtttgAAATAAATGAGATCCTGCATATAGTATGCTTGGTGCATCATAGGCATTTCCTACAACATGGCTGCTCTTATTATTACTCACGATCGTGCTCCCGGCCCCCTTGTTGATAACACTGGAGGGGATTCATGCATGCGGTCAGGCTTTGGACTAGGGCACCCTTGAGGATCCTTTCACTTCTGATGCTCCTGGCATGCGGTCGTGTTTGATAAATGTTAAACGCTTgttaaatatagttatttttatcttGATCATTCTGTGGTCGAGGAGAGGTCAGGAAAAACCCCAGTGATGTCCTAAAATAGCTCACATCatcagtgtacttttttttttttaatttattttggctgcgttgggtcttcattgctgtgcgtgggctttctctagttgcagtgagcgggggctactctctgttgcggtgcgcgggctgctgattgcggtggcttctcttgttgtggagcacgggctctaggcgcgtgggcttcagtagttgtggctcgcgggctctagagcacaggctcagtagctgtggtgcactggcttagttgctccgtggcatgcgggatcttcccagaccagggcttgaacccgtgtcccctgcattggcaggtggattcttaaccactgcgccaccagggaagcccatcagtgTACTTTTTGAAGCACTTTTTCATCTGTGACCCCTGTGGAGCTACACAGCAGGGGCAGAGactgttgtccccattttacagaaggggcaGCTGAGGGTTTAAATGACCTGCCCAGGGTCTCACAGCCAGCACGTGGCAGTGGGGGGAGCCCAGTGCTCTTTTCTTCTGCTCCATCTTGCCTGCCCCTCAATGAGGACCCCTGGGGATGACTGGGCCCCCACCTTCACTCTCACCAGCCTGGCACAGATTCGGTAGTCTAAGGGTTTGTTGAATAACTGGCTGACTGCCTGACTGAGTGCTTCTCTTTCCCAGAGGGATAGTAGATGGCTTAGAAATTCAGAGAGCCTATACGCCCATCAGCCCTGCCAACGCAAAAGGATACTTTGAAGTTTTAATCAAGGTGAGCCAACTCACACGGATGCTCTAAGAGGCTGTGGACTGGACCTCCATTTGCCAGCTTGGTCAGTGTGGGGCACTGCCCTCTGACATGGGAAAAGCCAGCGCTCACATGGGAGGAGGCTGGCTTGAGGGAAGAACAAGGACAATGAAAGAGACCTTTTCTCATCTCCTCCTCTCCTGGGGAAAGGAGGCTACTGGCCCACCAACAGAGGGCATGTTCCTGATAGATTTTATGGAAAACAGGCTTGGACTGAGAAAAGTAAAGCCGTTCCTCCTCACCTTCTTCCCTATTGATGAAGTGTAAGCACTGAGCCGGGAAAAGGGGAGCCAAGTCAtgtgcacctactgtgtgctgggcacggGTGTCCAGGGAGAGTCAGACATGGTGCCCACCCTCAGATAGGGGCCAGACTGGGACAGTACAAGGTGGTAGATGCTGTGACAGGAGGCCCCAACCCAACTCagggcagctggggctgcagggaaggtgagctgggcttcccagaggaggctgTGTGTCTGAGCTCTATGTTTAAGCTCAGGAGTGGGAAGGAAGCTCTGAGTGCTGTATCAGCACGTACAGCGGCAAAGGAGGCATGATTTGGGGAACTGTTAGTCATTTGTCCTGGAACACTTTTGTAGGCAAAAGATGGGACATGGAGGACCTTGGGGGCCAAAGTAACCTGAAATCATCTCGCAGGTGGGTTGGCAGGGGTCGGGGCATTTGAGTTGGGCCTTGAGGGAGGAATACAAGTTAGCAGTGGCATTCCAGGGAGACGGATAACCGAAGGCAGGGAGGAGTGAAATAGAGCAGGGTCTTCTGGGAACTGTACCCAGTCTGAGTGGCGGGAGGAGAGTTGCTTGTAGGGGCAGCCGAGATGGGTGGGGAAATTGGCAGATATGAGATGAACAAAGTGGGCTGGATGCAAAATATCCCAGAGACCCAAGGAATAGGCAACAAATGTATAAGACGTCATGAAGGTCCAATTATGTGCAAAAACAATTAGGTTGAACTACATGAAATTGCTGACATGCTAACATTTTTGACTTACAGAAACAGCAGTTTCATATGGGTCAGCCTAATACATAGCTCTAGATCATTTCTAAATGGAATCCTAGGGAACACCTATATTTAGGAATAGTTTTCACATCCTTTGTCTCCCTTGTAGGACaggaattatccccattttactgataagcAAACTGAGGCCCCAGGAGGGCCTGAGGCTCCCCAGGTAGTAAGAAGTACAGCTGGAAGGTGAGCCCTGGCCTTCTGACTCCAGGTCCCCAGCACCGTCTCTGGCTCCCAACCATCCCCGCCTGCCTTCAGAGCTGGAGTATTTATTCCTTCACACATAAGCTTGGATGGGATCCCTTTTCCACGCAACTGTTTGTCTGGGAGATTCCACAAATCCTCTCCAAATGGCCTGCTTCCCCAAGCTGCTTGTCTGGGTGTGTTTCTATTGAAAGGATAAGCCTGGAGACAGTTCTTCAGGGCAGCTGGATTTCTCCCAGCTGCAAGGCTGATTTTCTCCTTCGTTTGCCGGAAAGCCTCTCTTTAGAGAGATGCTTAATTATCCCTAAGCCGCTGGCTGGGAAGATCTGGAAATGTCTTTGCAAATTGGGAAGGCAGGCGGGTTTTGTAAGGTTTACCCTCCCATGTGGATGGAAAGGAGGAGCTCTCATTTCTCTGGCACCTTCTGGGCACCAGGTACTGCTTCTagctctttattttaattatctcgTTTCAACCTCATAATCACCCTGCAGAGTATATCATattctccccactttacagatgaagaaactgaagcccagagagatgaTGTCATTGTCCCAAGGTCCCTGGGGTAATATGATCTCAAGTGGAAGAACAAGTTCAGTGTCAGTTCTGTTTAACAAGTGtgtattgagcatttactgtgtgccaggctccgtGTGGGTGCCAGAGGCACAGAAaaatccttcctttctccttgagGGCTATCTGTGCCATAGGGCCCCTAAGGCTACCCCTGGGGCTGTGCCTCCCCGAGCCTGGGGCCACAAAACAAGGTGTGCGCTGACATATAGCCTCCAGCAACTTAGGAGAAAAACTGTAGCCTCCTCCCCAGACCTCTTCAGGTAAGCGGAAGACTTCCCTTGCTTTATGCATGTGGTGCCCAAGGAAGGCAGGGATGGTACCAGAAGTAGCTGTGGGTGCTTAAAAGCATGTCTGGTGACCAAAGGCCAGTCTCTCCTTCAAGCCTGGTTATAATTTCTCCAGACACCCTTCCTGGGCT
Proteins encoded in this region:
- the LOC132514760 gene encoding NADH-cytochrome b5 reductase-like isoform X2, which translates into the protein MNKGEEDDDEEAWLQLRPVEPLPSQCCGSGCSPCVFDLYQRDLASWEAARASKDRSLLSGEETQSCPSKLSPETFLAFCISATDRLTKDTYLVRFALPGNSRLGLRPGQHLILRGIVDGLEIQRAYTPISPANAKGYFEVLIKCYQTGLMSQYVESWKAGDTAFWRGPFGGFFYKPNQYGELLMLAAGTGLAPMVPILQSITDNAEDETFITLVGCFKTFEGIYLKTFLREQARFWNVRTFFVLSQDRLCPFMPPSFSVFHLKLW
- the LOC132514760 gene encoding NADH-cytochrome b5 reductase-like isoform X3, which translates into the protein MNKGEEDDDEEAWLQLRPVEPLPSQCCGSGCSPCVFDLYQRDLASWEAARASKDRSLLSGEETQSCPSKLSPETFLAFCISATDRLTKDTYLVRFALPGNSRLGLRPGQHLILRGIVDGLEIQRAYTPISPANAKGYFEVLIKCYQTGLMSQYVESWKAGDTAFWRGPFGGFFYKPNQYGELLMLAAGTGLAPMVPILQSITDNAEDETFITLVGCFKTFEGIYLKTFLREQARFWNVRTFFVLSQVSPGG